Proteins from a genomic interval of Triplophysa dalaica isolate WHDGS20190420 chromosome 21, ASM1584641v1, whole genome shotgun sequence:
- the adamts9 gene encoding A disintegrin and metalloproteinase with thrombospondin motifs 9 isoform X2, whose product MVLLFWGLSFLVSLSYFMNALASAGRPRGLEKAKGFGAYEIVTPARVNEAGDILPTGVHFKRRKRSIDPITSNISHHWASPHVYYQISAFGQDYFLNLNLESGFIAPVYAVTILGAPSESHDSEGEEDNTEYQHCFYKGHVNSGQEHTAVISLCSGLLGTFRSPEGEFFVEPLHSYNGEDYEEEHTKPHIVYRKNALKKTVEESTACETSGHKEPQSRHRDDLKRKSSSSMVSDLETLNSRLLSAPSTENVHHSANESSNSEPHRRSKRFLSYPRFVEVMVVADSKMVEHHGSNLQHYILTLMSIVSSIYKDPSIGNLINIVIVKLVIIKNEQDGPAISFNAQATLKNFCIWQQNQNHPEDNHHSHHDTAILITRQDICRARDKCDTLGLAELGTVCDPYRSCSINEDNGLSTAFTVAHELGHVFNMPHDDSNKCKEDGVKNQQHVMAPTLNYYTNPWMWSKCSRKYITEFLDTGYGECLLDEPVSRPYALSQQLPGQIYSVNKQCELIFGPGTQVCPYMTQCRRLWCTSPEGVQRGCRTQHMPWADGTECSPGKRCKHGLCVPKEHETVPVDGAWGVWSPFGTCSRTCGGGIKTAVRDCNRPLPRHGGKYCVGRRMKFRSCNSEPCSKQKRDFREEQCASFDGRHFNINGLPPNVRWVPKYSGILMKDRCKLFCRVAGSTAYYQLRERVIDGTQCGPDTNDICVQGLCRQAGCDHVLNSKARRDKCGVCGGDNSSCKTVAGTFNVVLYGYNVVVRIPSGATNIDVRQHSYSGKPEDDNYLALSNSREEYLLNGDFVVSMFKREVKVGNAVIEYSGSDHVIERINCTDRIDEEIVVQVLSVGNLYNPDVRYSYNIPIEDKPQQFFWDVYGPWQECSLLCQGERKRKVMCIRESDRVMVSDQRCHGSPKPSVITEPCNTDCELRWHVARKTECTATCGPGFRRLDIYCTKQSRLDGKTQKIDDRYCSSRPKPDDKEACYGDCNPGGWEYSPWSECSRSCGGGTRLRNAVCGKSAKSGDDSKCNAQDKLSDQPCNEFQCPQWKTGEWSECLVTCGKGQKHRPTWCQFGEERLDDRFCDSSKPESVQACQQQECASWQVGSWGPCTSTCGPGYQRRAVKCVVSSYGTVMDDMECNAATRPTDTQDCELSQCPVTHPVAPETKAMSYPGLKTQWRFGSWTPCSATCGKGSRMRYVSCRDQQGGVAEESACSHLPKPPAKEVCSIVACGQWKVQEWTACSVSCGQGKTTRQVVCVNFNDQVAETSECDTEERPATEQECAMPQCPSRHSDNVGISPNPDSRKKFIPTGRADRNRADRHWSHQWRTGPWGACSSTCAGGFQRRVVVCQDENGYPASSCDESTQPIEQRSCESGPCPQWLYGSWGECSKTCGGGIKTRLVACQRPNGERFNDLSCEILDKPPDREQCNTRPCSVNPHWSTDQWSSCSASCGRGFKDRNVTCVSEPHQPITEENCMHLPFPKRQKGCRGGRCPKWKTASWGECSSSCGNGREHREVSCVIGDERTTQEYKCSRLPRPPSTQPCRVADCVSHYRWREGDWQEVNVRREKI is encoded by the exons ATGGTTTTATTGTTCTGGGGTCTAAGCTTTTTAGTGTCACTCTCTTATTTCATGAATGCACTAGCTTCCGCAGGCAGACCGCGAGGATTAGAGAAAG CTAAGGGGTTTGGCGCGTATGAGATTGTTACTCCGGCGAGAGTGAATGAAGCCGGTGACATATTGCCAACGGGCGTGCACTTCAAAAGGCGAAAGCGGAGTATCGACCCAATAACCAGCAACATCTCCCATCATTGGGCCTCGCCGCATGTCTATTATCAAATATCTGCGTTTGGGCAGGACTACTTCCTTAACCTTAACCTCGAGTCGGGATTTATTGCACCAGTTTACGCTGTCACGATACTGGGAGCACCAAGTGAAAGTCATGATTCAGAAGGAGAAGAGGACAACACCGAGTATCAGCATTGCTTTTACAAAGGACATGTGAACTCTGGACAGGAGCACACTGCAGTGATCAGCCTCTGCTCCGGTTTG CTTGGCACTTTCAGGTCACCTGAGGGGGAGTTTTTTGTGGAGCCCCTTCATAGCTACAATGGTGAAGATTATGAAGAAGAACACACCAAACCTCATATTGTATACAGAAAAAATGCCTTAAAGAAGACTgtagaagagtcgactgcatgTGAAACTTCAG GACATAAAGAGCCACAGAGCAGACACAGGGACGATCTGAAGAGAAAATCATCCTCAAGCATGGTGTCCGACTTGGAGACCCTTAATTCCAGACTCCTCTCTGCCCCCTCCACAGAAAACGTGCACCACTCTGCTAATGAAAGCAGTAACTCCGAGCCACACAGGAGATCAAAGCGTTTCCTCTCCTACCCCCGTTTTGTTGAAGTCATGGTTGTGGCAGACAGCAAAATGGTGGAACATCATGGAAGCAACCTACAGCACTACATTCTTACCCTGATGTCTATC GTTTCTTCTATCTACAAAGATCCCAGCATTGGAAACCTGATAAACATTGTTATTGTGAAATTAGTGATTATAAAGAACGAGcag GATGGACCCGCTATTTCTTTTAATGCACAAGCCACTTTGAAAAACTTCTGCATATGGCAACAGAATCAGAACCACCCGGAAGACAACCACCACTCGCACCACGACACCGCCATCTTAATCACAAG GCAGGACATCTGTCGAGCGCGGGACAAGTGTGACACTTTAG GTCTTGCTGAGCTGGGAACAGTTTGTGATCCCTATAGAAGTTGCAGTATTAATGAGGACAACGGTCTCAGTACGGCTTTCACCGTCGCTCATGAGCTCGGCCACGT GTTTAACATGCCTCATGATGACAGCAACAAATGCAAGGAAGATGGAGTTAAAAACCAGCAACATGTGATGGCCCCCACCCTCAACTACTACACCAATCCCTGGATGTGGTCCAAATGTAGTCGGAAATATATCACAGAGTTCCTCGA CACAGGGTATGGTGAGTGCCTGCTCGACGAGCCCGTTTCCAGGCCATACGCTTTGTCCCAGCAGCTGCCCGGGCAGATATACAGCGTCAATAAACAATGTGAACTGATATTTGGGCCTGGGACCCAGGTGTGCCCATATATG ACTCAGTGTCGGAGACTCTGGTGCACGAGTCCTGAAGGAGTACAGCGAGGCTGCCGGACCCAACACATGCCATGGGCTGACGGGACAGAATGCTCTCCAGGAAAG CGTTGTAAACATGGATTGTGTGTTCCTAAAGAACATGAAACGGTTCCTGTGGATGGGGCCTGGGGGGTGTGGAGTCCTTTTGGCACATGCTCAAGGACCTGTGGAGGGGGAATCAAGACCGCTGTGCGCGACTGCAACCGACCCTT gcCCAGACATGGGGGGAAGTACTGTGTTGGGCGCAGAATGAAATTCCGTTCCTGCAACTCTGAGCCGTGCTCCAAGCAGAAACGAGACTTCAGGGAGGAGCAGTGTGCCAGCTTTGATGGCCGGCACTTTAACATCAATGGTCTACCTCCAAATGTTCGCTGGGTGCCAAAGTACAGCGGAA TTCTAATGAAGGATCGCTGTAAGCTGTTCTGTCGAGTGGCAGGCAGCACAGCTTACTACCAGCTCAGGGAGCGAGTCATCGATGGAACACAATGTGGGCCTGACACCAACGATATTTGTGTGCAGGGCCTGTGTAGG CAAGCAGGATGTGACCACGTGTTAAACTCCAAGGCCAGGAGAGATAAGTGTGGGGTGTGTGGTGGGGATAACTCATCATGCAAAACTGTGGCAGGAACATTCAACGTGGTGCTTTATG GTTACAATGTTGTGGTGCGGATCCCCAGTGGTGCTACTAACATAGATGTGAGACAACACAGTTACTCAGGGAAACCAGAAGACGACAACTACCTCG CTTTGTCCAACAGCCGTGAAGAATATTTACTCAATGGAGATTTTGTGGTCAGTATGTTTAAAAGGGAAGTCAAAGTTGGAAATGCTGTCATAGAGTACAGCGGCTCTGACCACGTAATCGAGAGAATCAACTGCACTGACCGCATAGACGAAGAGATTGTTGTCCAG GTGCTATCTGTAGGTAACCTGTATAACCCTGATGTCAGGTATTCCTACAACATTCCCATAGAGGACAAACCTCAGCAGTTTTTCTGGGATGTGTACGGCCCTTGGCAAGAGTGCAGTCTTCTGTGCCAAG GAGAGCGCAAGAGAAAAGTCATGTGCATTCGCGAGTCGGATCGCGTGATGGTGTCTGATCAACGGTGTCACGGCTCTCCTAAACCATCTGTGATCACTGAGCCCTGCAACACAGACTGTGAACTCAG gtgGCATGTTGCTCGCAAGACAGAATGCACAGCCACATGTGGACCGGGCTTCCGGAGGTTAGACATTTACTGCACCAAACAGAGCAGATTGGATGGAAAGACCCAAAAGATTGATGACCGTTACTGCAGTAGCCGACCCAAGCCTGATGATAAGGAGGCCTGCTATGGAGACTGCAACCCTGGTGGATGGGAATACTCCCCCTGGTCAGAG TGCTCCAGGAGCTGTGGAGGGGGAACACGCCTCAGAAATGCAGTATGCGGAAAATCAGCAAAGTCTGGCGACGATAGCAAGTGCAACGCACAAGATAAACTCTCCGACCAGCCCTGTAATGAGTTCCAGTGTCCTCAGTGGAAAACTGGAGAGTGGTCAGAG TGTTTGGTGACATGCGGCAAGGGCCAAAAGCACCGCCCGACATGGTGTCAGTTTGGAGAGGAGCGTTTGGACGACCGCTTCTGTGATTCCTCCAAACCAGAGTCGGTACAGGCCTGCCAACAGCAAGAATGTGCATCCTGGCAAGTGGGATCCTGGGGACCT TGCACCAGCACGTGCGGGCCGGGTTATCAGAGGAGAGCTGTTAAGTGTGTGGTTAGCTCGTATGGAACCGTCATGGATGACATGGAATGCAATGCAGCAACGCGTCCAACAGACACCCAG GACTGTGAACTTTCTCAGTGCCCTGTGACACATCCTGTTGCCCCAGAGACTAAAGCGATGTCATATCCTGGTCTTAAAACACAGTGGCGCTTTGGATCATGGACACCG TGTAGCGCAACCTGTGGAAAGGGAAGCCGTATGCGGTACGTCAGTTGCCGTGACCAGCAGGGTGGAGTGGCAGAGGAATCAGCCTGCTCTCATCTTCCAAAACCACCGGCAAAAGAGGTGTGCTCCATAGTGGCGTGTGGACAGTGGAAGGTTCAGGAATGGACTGCG TGCTCTGTATCCTGCGGTCAGGGTAAAACTACACGGCaagttgtgtgtgtgaactTCAACGATCAAGTTGCGGAAACGAGTGAGTGTGACACTGAGGAGCGGCCAGCCACAGAGCAGGAGTGTGCCATGCCTCAGTGTCCATCTCGCCACAGTGACAACGTTGGTATTTCGCCTAACCCTGATTCCCGAAAGAAGTTTATTCCCACCGGAAGAGCTGATCGTAACAGAGCTGACAGACACTGGTCACATCAGTGGAGGACTGGACCGTGGGGGGCA TGCTCGAGTACCTGTGCCGGAGGATTTCAGAGGCGTGTGGTGGTGTGCCAGGATGAAAATGGTTATCCTGCCAGCAGCTGCGATGAAAGCACACAGCCCATAGAGCAGCGCTCCTGTGAATCGGGCCCCTGCCCTCAGTGGCTTTATGGCAGCTGGGGTGAG TGTTCGAAGACCTGCGGAGGAGGGATAAAAACTCGCTTGGTTGCTTGTCAGCGGCCCAACGGGGAGCGCTTTAACGATCTGAGCTGTGAAATTCTTGACAAACCACCGGACCGAGAGCAGTGCAATACTCGGCCCTGCTCCGTTAACCCTCACTGGAGCACAGACCAATGGAGCTCG TGCTCTGCCTCCTGTGGAAGAGGATTCAAGGACCGTAATGTGACATGCGTCAGTGAGCCGCACCAGCCAATCACAGAGGAGAACTGCATGCACCTGCCTTTCCCAAAGAGGCAAAAGGGCTGCAGAGGTGGGAGGTGCCCCAAGTGGAAGACAGCAAGCTGGGGAGAG TGTTCGTCTTCATGTGGAAATGGTCGGGAGCATCGAGAGGTATCTTGTGTAATTGGTGATGAGCGCACAACGCAGGAGTATAAATGTTCCCGGCTTCCCCGCCCGCCCTCTACCCAGCCCTGTCGAGTCGCTGACTGTGTCTCCCACTACAGGTGGAGGGAGGGGGACTGGCAAGAGGTGAATGTGAGAAGAGAGAAAATTTAA
- the adamts9 gene encoding A disintegrin and metalloproteinase with thrombospondin motifs 9 isoform X1 codes for MVLLFWGLSFLVSLSYFMNALASAGRPRGLEKAKGFGAYEIVTPARVNEAGDILPTGVHFKRRKRSIDPITSNISHHWASPHVYYQISAFGQDYFLNLNLESGFIAPVYAVTILGAPSESHDSEGEEDNTEYQHCFYKGHVNSGQEHTAVISLCSGLLGTFRSPEGEFFVEPLHSYNGEDYEEEHTKPHIVYRKNALKKTVEESTACETSGHKEPQSRHRDDLKRKSSSSMVSDLETLNSRLLSAPSTENVHHSANESSNSEPHRRSKRFLSYPRFVEVMVVADSKMVEHHGSNLQHYILTLMSIVSSIYKDPSIGNLINIVIVKLVIIKNEQDGPAISFNAQATLKNFCIWQQNQNHPEDNHHSHHDTAILITRQDICRARDKCDTLGLAELGTVCDPYRSCSINEDNGLSTAFTVAHELGHVFNMPHDDSNKCKEDGVKNQQHVMAPTLNYYTNPWMWSKCSRKYITEFLDTGYGECLLDEPVSRPYALSQQLPGQIYSVNKQCELIFGPGTQVCPYMTQCRRLWCTSPEGVQRGCRTQHMPWADGTECSPGKRCKHGLCVPKEHETVPVDGAWGVWSPFGTCSRTCGGGIKTAVRDCNRPLPRHGGKYCVGRRMKFRSCNSEPCSKQKRDFREEQCASFDGRHFNINGLPPNVRWVPKYSGILMKDRCKLFCRVAGSTAYYQLRERVIDGTQCGPDTNDICVQGLCRQAGCDHVLNSKARRDKCGVCGGDNSSCKTVAGTFNVVLYGYNVVVRIPSGATNIDVRQHSYSGKPEDDNYLALSNSREEYLLNGDFVVSMFKREVKVGNAVIEYSGSDHVIERINCTDRIDEEIVVQVLSVGNLYNPDVRYSYNIPIEDKPQQFFWDVYGPWQECSLLCQGERKRKVMCIRESDRVMVSDQRCHGSPKPSVITEPCNTDCELRWHVARKTECTATCGPGFRRLDIYCTKQSRLDGKTQKIDDRYCSSRPKPDDKEACYGDCNPGGWEYSPWSECSRSCGGGTRLRNAVCGKSAKSGDDSKCNAQDKLSDQPCNEFQCPQWKTGEWSECLVTCGKGQKHRPTWCQFGEERLDDRFCDSSKPESVQACQQQECASWQVGSWGPCTSTCGPGYQRRAVKCVVSSYGTVMDDMECNAATRPTDTQDCELSQCPVTHPVAPETKAMSYPGLKTQWRFGSWTPCSATCGKGSRMRYVSCRDQQGGVAEESACSHLPKPPAKEVCSIVACGQWKVQEWTACSVSCGQGKTTRQVVCVNFNDQVAETSECDTEERPATEQECAMPQCPSRHSDNVGISPNPDSRKKFIPTGRADRNRADRHWSHQWRTGPWGACSSTCAGGFQRRVVVCQDENGYPASSCDESTQPIEQRSCESGPCPQWLYGSWGECSKTCGGGIKTRLVACQRPNGERFNDLSCEILDKPPDREQCNTRPCSVNPHWSTDQWSSCSASCGRGFKDRNVTCVSEPHQPITEENCMHLPFPKRQKGCRGGRCPKWKTASWGECSSSCGNGREHREVSCVIGDERTTQEYKCSRLPRPPSTQPCRVADCVSHYRWREGDWQEGGEPGVVDGETND; via the exons ATGGTTTTATTGTTCTGGGGTCTAAGCTTTTTAGTGTCACTCTCTTATTTCATGAATGCACTAGCTTCCGCAGGCAGACCGCGAGGATTAGAGAAAG CTAAGGGGTTTGGCGCGTATGAGATTGTTACTCCGGCGAGAGTGAATGAAGCCGGTGACATATTGCCAACGGGCGTGCACTTCAAAAGGCGAAAGCGGAGTATCGACCCAATAACCAGCAACATCTCCCATCATTGGGCCTCGCCGCATGTCTATTATCAAATATCTGCGTTTGGGCAGGACTACTTCCTTAACCTTAACCTCGAGTCGGGATTTATTGCACCAGTTTACGCTGTCACGATACTGGGAGCACCAAGTGAAAGTCATGATTCAGAAGGAGAAGAGGACAACACCGAGTATCAGCATTGCTTTTACAAAGGACATGTGAACTCTGGACAGGAGCACACTGCAGTGATCAGCCTCTGCTCCGGTTTG CTTGGCACTTTCAGGTCACCTGAGGGGGAGTTTTTTGTGGAGCCCCTTCATAGCTACAATGGTGAAGATTATGAAGAAGAACACACCAAACCTCATATTGTATACAGAAAAAATGCCTTAAAGAAGACTgtagaagagtcgactgcatgTGAAACTTCAG GACATAAAGAGCCACAGAGCAGACACAGGGACGATCTGAAGAGAAAATCATCCTCAAGCATGGTGTCCGACTTGGAGACCCTTAATTCCAGACTCCTCTCTGCCCCCTCCACAGAAAACGTGCACCACTCTGCTAATGAAAGCAGTAACTCCGAGCCACACAGGAGATCAAAGCGTTTCCTCTCCTACCCCCGTTTTGTTGAAGTCATGGTTGTGGCAGACAGCAAAATGGTGGAACATCATGGAAGCAACCTACAGCACTACATTCTTACCCTGATGTCTATC GTTTCTTCTATCTACAAAGATCCCAGCATTGGAAACCTGATAAACATTGTTATTGTGAAATTAGTGATTATAAAGAACGAGcag GATGGACCCGCTATTTCTTTTAATGCACAAGCCACTTTGAAAAACTTCTGCATATGGCAACAGAATCAGAACCACCCGGAAGACAACCACCACTCGCACCACGACACCGCCATCTTAATCACAAG GCAGGACATCTGTCGAGCGCGGGACAAGTGTGACACTTTAG GTCTTGCTGAGCTGGGAACAGTTTGTGATCCCTATAGAAGTTGCAGTATTAATGAGGACAACGGTCTCAGTACGGCTTTCACCGTCGCTCATGAGCTCGGCCACGT GTTTAACATGCCTCATGATGACAGCAACAAATGCAAGGAAGATGGAGTTAAAAACCAGCAACATGTGATGGCCCCCACCCTCAACTACTACACCAATCCCTGGATGTGGTCCAAATGTAGTCGGAAATATATCACAGAGTTCCTCGA CACAGGGTATGGTGAGTGCCTGCTCGACGAGCCCGTTTCCAGGCCATACGCTTTGTCCCAGCAGCTGCCCGGGCAGATATACAGCGTCAATAAACAATGTGAACTGATATTTGGGCCTGGGACCCAGGTGTGCCCATATATG ACTCAGTGTCGGAGACTCTGGTGCACGAGTCCTGAAGGAGTACAGCGAGGCTGCCGGACCCAACACATGCCATGGGCTGACGGGACAGAATGCTCTCCAGGAAAG CGTTGTAAACATGGATTGTGTGTTCCTAAAGAACATGAAACGGTTCCTGTGGATGGGGCCTGGGGGGTGTGGAGTCCTTTTGGCACATGCTCAAGGACCTGTGGAGGGGGAATCAAGACCGCTGTGCGCGACTGCAACCGACCCTT gcCCAGACATGGGGGGAAGTACTGTGTTGGGCGCAGAATGAAATTCCGTTCCTGCAACTCTGAGCCGTGCTCCAAGCAGAAACGAGACTTCAGGGAGGAGCAGTGTGCCAGCTTTGATGGCCGGCACTTTAACATCAATGGTCTACCTCCAAATGTTCGCTGGGTGCCAAAGTACAGCGGAA TTCTAATGAAGGATCGCTGTAAGCTGTTCTGTCGAGTGGCAGGCAGCACAGCTTACTACCAGCTCAGGGAGCGAGTCATCGATGGAACACAATGTGGGCCTGACACCAACGATATTTGTGTGCAGGGCCTGTGTAGG CAAGCAGGATGTGACCACGTGTTAAACTCCAAGGCCAGGAGAGATAAGTGTGGGGTGTGTGGTGGGGATAACTCATCATGCAAAACTGTGGCAGGAACATTCAACGTGGTGCTTTATG GTTACAATGTTGTGGTGCGGATCCCCAGTGGTGCTACTAACATAGATGTGAGACAACACAGTTACTCAGGGAAACCAGAAGACGACAACTACCTCG CTTTGTCCAACAGCCGTGAAGAATATTTACTCAATGGAGATTTTGTGGTCAGTATGTTTAAAAGGGAAGTCAAAGTTGGAAATGCTGTCATAGAGTACAGCGGCTCTGACCACGTAATCGAGAGAATCAACTGCACTGACCGCATAGACGAAGAGATTGTTGTCCAG GTGCTATCTGTAGGTAACCTGTATAACCCTGATGTCAGGTATTCCTACAACATTCCCATAGAGGACAAACCTCAGCAGTTTTTCTGGGATGTGTACGGCCCTTGGCAAGAGTGCAGTCTTCTGTGCCAAG GAGAGCGCAAGAGAAAAGTCATGTGCATTCGCGAGTCGGATCGCGTGATGGTGTCTGATCAACGGTGTCACGGCTCTCCTAAACCATCTGTGATCACTGAGCCCTGCAACACAGACTGTGAACTCAG gtgGCATGTTGCTCGCAAGACAGAATGCACAGCCACATGTGGACCGGGCTTCCGGAGGTTAGACATTTACTGCACCAAACAGAGCAGATTGGATGGAAAGACCCAAAAGATTGATGACCGTTACTGCAGTAGCCGACCCAAGCCTGATGATAAGGAGGCCTGCTATGGAGACTGCAACCCTGGTGGATGGGAATACTCCCCCTGGTCAGAG TGCTCCAGGAGCTGTGGAGGGGGAACACGCCTCAGAAATGCAGTATGCGGAAAATCAGCAAAGTCTGGCGACGATAGCAAGTGCAACGCACAAGATAAACTCTCCGACCAGCCCTGTAATGAGTTCCAGTGTCCTCAGTGGAAAACTGGAGAGTGGTCAGAG TGTTTGGTGACATGCGGCAAGGGCCAAAAGCACCGCCCGACATGGTGTCAGTTTGGAGAGGAGCGTTTGGACGACCGCTTCTGTGATTCCTCCAAACCAGAGTCGGTACAGGCCTGCCAACAGCAAGAATGTGCATCCTGGCAAGTGGGATCCTGGGGACCT TGCACCAGCACGTGCGGGCCGGGTTATCAGAGGAGAGCTGTTAAGTGTGTGGTTAGCTCGTATGGAACCGTCATGGATGACATGGAATGCAATGCAGCAACGCGTCCAACAGACACCCAG GACTGTGAACTTTCTCAGTGCCCTGTGACACATCCTGTTGCCCCAGAGACTAAAGCGATGTCATATCCTGGTCTTAAAACACAGTGGCGCTTTGGATCATGGACACCG TGTAGCGCAACCTGTGGAAAGGGAAGCCGTATGCGGTACGTCAGTTGCCGTGACCAGCAGGGTGGAGTGGCAGAGGAATCAGCCTGCTCTCATCTTCCAAAACCACCGGCAAAAGAGGTGTGCTCCATAGTGGCGTGTGGACAGTGGAAGGTTCAGGAATGGACTGCG TGCTCTGTATCCTGCGGTCAGGGTAAAACTACACGGCaagttgtgtgtgtgaactTCAACGATCAAGTTGCGGAAACGAGTGAGTGTGACACTGAGGAGCGGCCAGCCACAGAGCAGGAGTGTGCCATGCCTCAGTGTCCATCTCGCCACAGTGACAACGTTGGTATTTCGCCTAACCCTGATTCCCGAAAGAAGTTTATTCCCACCGGAAGAGCTGATCGTAACAGAGCTGACAGACACTGGTCACATCAGTGGAGGACTGGACCGTGGGGGGCA TGCTCGAGTACCTGTGCCGGAGGATTTCAGAGGCGTGTGGTGGTGTGCCAGGATGAAAATGGTTATCCTGCCAGCAGCTGCGATGAAAGCACACAGCCCATAGAGCAGCGCTCCTGTGAATCGGGCCCCTGCCCTCAGTGGCTTTATGGCAGCTGGGGTGAG TGTTCGAAGACCTGCGGAGGAGGGATAAAAACTCGCTTGGTTGCTTGTCAGCGGCCCAACGGGGAGCGCTTTAACGATCTGAGCTGTGAAATTCTTGACAAACCACCGGACCGAGAGCAGTGCAATACTCGGCCCTGCTCCGTTAACCCTCACTGGAGCACAGACCAATGGAGCTCG TGCTCTGCCTCCTGTGGAAGAGGATTCAAGGACCGTAATGTGACATGCGTCAGTGAGCCGCACCAGCCAATCACAGAGGAGAACTGCATGCACCTGCCTTTCCCAAAGAGGCAAAAGGGCTGCAGAGGTGGGAGGTGCCCCAAGTGGAAGACAGCAAGCTGGGGAGAG TGTTCGTCTTCATGTGGAAATGGTCGGGAGCATCGAGAGGTATCTTGTGTAATTGGTGATGAGCGCACAACGCAGGAGTATAAATGTTCCCGGCTTCCCCGCCCGCCCTCTACCCAGCCCTGTCGAGTCGCTGACTGTGTCTCCCACTACAGGTGGAGGGAGGGGGACTGGCAAGAG